The genomic DNA GGTCGGAACCCTGGTGCTGGCGCTCACCGCCAACGCCTACGAGCTGCTCTGTACCGCCGGTTTCCCCATGATCTACACGCGGATTCTTACGCTCCATCAGTTGCAACCCTGGCAGCATTATCTCTTTCTCGGATTCTACTGTCTGATCTACGTCCTGCCGCTATTGACCATTGTGCTCATTTTCACCTGGACCCTCGGCTCGAAAAAGCTCGGCGAGCGCCAGGGGCGCATCCTCAAACTCCTTTCCGGGGTGATGATGCTCCTCCTCGGCGGCCTCTTGCTGTCGGCGCCGGAACTCCTCACCAATCCCCTGGCGGCCGTCGTGCTCCTTGTCTTGGCGCCGGTGGCCGTCGCGCTGCTGGTGTGGCTGGATGGGCGTTTCCGCCCGCGGCACCGCTGTGATCGGTAGCGGCCGATTATTCGGGTTAAAAAAGCGGCGGATTCTGCTATTTTCCCGAAAGAAATCCCGTCAGCGCTAATCATCTTCTAACAATCGTGTGACAAGCTTCCGACAACGACGGCTTAACGGGAGAGGTGAACGATGAGCAAGGCACGAATCCTCGTCATCGAGGATGAAGAAGATATCCTGGCGCTGATCCAGTACAACCTGATCAAGGCCGGTTACCGGGTCGAGTGCGTGACCAGCGGCGAGGAGGGGGTGGCCAAGGCGACGGCGCTCCATCCCGACCTGGTGATTCTCGATCTGATGCTTCCCGGCATCAATGGTTTCGAGGTTTGCCGCCGTCTGCGCGCCGAGCCCGGGACCGCCGAACTGCCGATCATCATGCTCACCGCCAAAGGGGAGGACGCGGATATCGTCTCCGGTTTGGAGATCGGCGCCGACGACTACCTGACCAAGCCCTTCAGCCCGCAGGTGCTCAAGGCCCGGATCCAGGCGGTGCTGCGCCGGCGCGGGCAGTCCGGGCCGGAATTTTCCGGGCAGCCGGTGGCGGTGCACGATCTGGTCGTCGATCCCGGGCGGGGCAAGGTGCTGGTCGCCGGGCGCGAGGTGGAGCTGACCCTGACCGAGTTTCGGCTGCTATATCTGCTGGCGGGCCGTCCGGGCTGGGTCTTTACCCGCACCCAGATTGTCGACGCCATTCGCGGTGAAGGCTACGCCGTCACCGACCGGGCGGTCGATGTGCAGGTCGTCGGCCTGCGCAAGAAACTCGGCGATGCCGGCAGTTACATCGAGACGGTGCGGGGCGTCGGCTACCGCTTCAAGGAGTGATCATGCGCGGTCGTCCCCTCATCTGGTTCCTCTATCCCTCCTATCTGATCCTCATTCTTGTCGTCCTGCTGGCGGTCGCCTGGTACACCTCCCGCGCTCTCCGCGACTTTCATGTCGAACAGACCCTCGCCGAACTTCAGGCCCGGGGACGGCTCATTTCCGAACGTCTCGACGAACCCTGGAGCCCGGAAGCGGGGGCGCGCCTGGATGCCTTGAGCAAGGAGCTGGGTCGGCTCTCCGCCACCCGCATCACCGTGATCCTGCCGGACGGGCGGGTTCTGGGGGATTCCCAGAAGGACCCGGCGCGCATGGACAATCATGGAACGCGCGCGGAAGTAGCGGCCGCCCTGGGCGGGCGGGAAGGGCATGTCATCCGTTACAGCGCCACCCTGGGGCAGGAGATGATGTACGCGGCGCTGCCGCAGATCCGTGGGGATAGGCTGGTCGGCGCGCTGCGGGTGGCGATTCCCGTGACCGCCATGTCCCACGCCCTGCAAGGTCTCTACTGGCGGTTGGCGGGGGTCGGTCTAGGCATCGCGGCGATATCCGCTCTGCTCAGCCTCATTGTTTCCCGGCGCATCGCCCGCCCGCTGGAGGAGATGACGCTGGGGGCGGAACGCTTCGCCCGGGGGGATCTTGGCCAACGCCTGCCGGTGACAGGCTCGCTGGAAATCGCCGCCCTCGGCTCCGCCCTCAATCGCATGGCCGCTGAACTCGACGAGCGCATCCAGGCCCGGGCGCGGCAGAACAACGAGATGGAGGCGGTGCTGTCGAGCATGAGCGAAGGGGTGATCGCCGTCGATCCCGAGGAGCGCATCCTGCGGATCAATCAGGCGGCGGCGCGTCTGCTCGCCGTCACCCCCGCCCAAGCAACCGGCCGCAGGGTGCTCGAAGTGGCGCGCAAGGCCGAGTTGCAGCGGTTCGTGGCGCGGGTTCTGGCCAGTCACGAGATGGAAGAGGAGGATCTCTGCCTGCCCGGTCCCGACGGCGAGCGCAGCCTGCAGATGCGGGGGGCGCCCTTGCGCGATCTGGGCGGGCGGGAAATCGGCGCGCTCATGGTCTTCAACGACGTCACCCGGTTGCGCCGCCTGGAATCGGTGCGTCGCGATTTTGTCGCCAATGTCTCGCACGAGCTGAAAACGCCCATCACCGCGATCAAGGGCTCGGTAGAAACCCTTCTCGGTGGTGGCGCCCTCGGCGAACCGGCCGCCGCCGAGCGCTTTCTTGCCATCGTCGCCCGCCAGGCGAGCCGACTGGAGGCCATCGTCGACGATCTGCTGGCTCTGTCGCGCATCGAGCAGGATGCCGGCGCCGCCACCATTCCCCTGGTTCCGGCGCCGGTCTGGCCAGTGTTACACGCGGCTCAGCAGGTCTGCCAGCCGGCTGCCGACGAGAAGCAGCTGGAAATCCGTCTCTTCTGTTCCTCCGAACTGCGCGGCCGGATCAACGCTCCGCTGCTGGAACAGGCGCTGGTCAACCTGCTGACCAATGCCGTCAAGTACAGCTCCAACGGCGGCAAGGTGGTGGTCGATGCCGCCCAGTTGGGGGATCAGCTGATGATCAAGGTACAGGACTGGGGGGTCGGCATCGCCGCCGAGCATCTGCCGCGAGTCTTCGAGCGCTTCTACCGGGTCGATCCGGCGCGCAGCCGCAAGCTCGGCGGCACCGGACTCGGTCTGGCGATCGTCAAACACATCGCCCAAGCCCACGGTGGCCAGGTGGTGGTGCACAGCACCCCCGGCGAGGGGAGCGTCTTTACCCTGATTCTACCCGCCGCGTCCGCCTGAGCCCCGTCGCCGCGAAGCAATCGTAAAAGTTCCTCGTGAGGCGCAAGGATGAATTGACTTGCGCCTCGTCCCTATGCTATTAATCCTCCTTAACTCTCAGTTGTTCAAGCTCTCCGACCCGGCGCGGCCAGGCGGGATTCAGCGTAAAGGATGGATGTCTTATGAGAAGCATCGCTGCCAAAGCCGTCGTTCCAGTCGCCGTGGCGGTCACCGGTTTTGTCGTGGTCTGCTGCATCCTGCTCTATTCCTTCATCAAGGGGGATATGCTCAACAGCGCCATCCAGCGGGAAGTCAACCTGGCGGGGATCATCGTCAAGTCGACCCGCTACGCCATGCTCCACGACGATCGCGAGAGCCTGCGCAACATCATCTCCAATATCGGCGAGCAGGGCGAGGTCGAACACTCCCGTATCTTCAACCATTCAGGCTTGATCGTCTATTCGTCGGACCCCGAGGAAGTCAACCAGCTGGTCGATAAAAAGAATGCCGGCTGCGTCGGTTGCCACGAAAAAGAGGTGCCCGCCACCAACCTCGGCCCCATGGAGCAGGCTCGCCGCTTTGCCAACGAGAAGGGTCATCATGTGGTGGCGATCACCGCTCCCATCTACAATGAGCCCAGCTGTTCCACTGCCGAATGCCATTTCCATCCCGCCAATCTGAAAGTTCTCGGAACCCTCGATATCGGTCTTTCGGCCGAACCCCTGCGCGCCACCCTGGCGACCCTCGCCTGGCGCATGGTCGTCTTCTGCCTGATGGTACTGGTTCTGACCGTCGGCGGCGTCTGCGCCCTGTTGCGCCGTAACATTCTGCTGCCGATCACCAACCTCGTCGCCTACGCTAACGCCGCCACCCGCGGCAATACCGATGCCCCTCCCCCGGGCGGCATCGACGAAATCGAAATGCTCGGCAAATCCCTGCAAAGCCTGGCGCTGCGCCTGGAGAAAAAAGATCGCGAGTTGGAAACCCTGCGTGGACGCAGCGGTGAACCGACGCCGCCCCGCCCCACTCCGCCCGATACTTTTGCCGACTAGGTGGCGTTATGACCGAGCGTTCCGATCCTTCCGGCGAACAGCCAACCCCCTCCCGTTTAGATCGGGGCCCGTTACGGGAAGAGGTGCGCCGCGAAATCCGTCGACTCCATCAACTGTCCAATCGGGGCCTCTGGGGGCTGGCAATTTTCATCCTCATCAGCCTTGGCGCCCAGCGCAATTTCAACTTCCTTCCCACCTTTTCTGAAGGGGCGCGCGCGGTTCTCGGCGCGGCGCCGCCGGTCAAACTGATCAGCATCGCCCTGGTGGTCTACAGCTTCTCCGCTCTGGTTCTCATCCTCTCGCGGATGATGGGGGGGACCGAGACTTACCGCGGCTGGTCCCACCTCGGTTACCTGAGCGGCTTCTATTTCTTCTACTATTACGGCGAAACCCTGCCCGACAATTTCTGGGCGGTCTTCGCCGCCGGTGCGACCATCCTCTCCCTGGAGTATTACGCCATCTGGAACTCTTGCAGCGAGGCGATCCGCACCGAAAAAGAACTTCTCAAAAAGCTGGAAGACTGAGGTTTTTCCGGCATTCTTCCCCGTTTTTCCCTTCCCCTTCGCGTATACCCAAAACCCTATCCTCTGTATAAGCTCCCTATACATTCCCGAAAAAATCCATAAATCCCTTTAATTCCAGTGGTTTGAATAATATTACCGGACCGGTCCGGTAATCCCCTCCCCCCTATGCGTATGAATTTCCTATACGCTTCTAATCTCATTTCTGCTCAGACTTTCTTCGGCCAGAGAATATGTTCAGTAAAATCAACCTCTTATTTATTTTTTTAGAAAAAATTTAAAATTGGCACGGGCACTGCTATAGATAGAGACAAAGCCAAAGGCCAGTCTTCCCGCTGTCGCCGTCCGGAACAATCTTCTCTGTGAAGGCGCCGGGAAATGAACCCCTTAAGATCATCCACAATGAATGACATGGAAAGGCGGATATTATGCGAACACTTTTGATTGCCGACCAAGACAATGCTTCGCGCGAAGAAATGCGCAAGCTCATGGCCGAGGAAGGATACCAGATCCGGATGGCCAATTCGGTGGTGGAGGTTCTTCGGGACGCCCTGAAAAATCAGGCCCAGGTGCTCCTGCTCGGGATGGAATTTGAGAACATGCTGGCGGTGGAACTGATTCCGCTGGTGAAGAAATGCAGCAAGGATCTGATGATCATCCTGGTTTCGGATGAGGACTCTCTCCCTCTGCTGCGCAAGGTCCGCGGCGAAGGCATCTTCTATCATGCCTTGCGTCCGGTGACCGCCGAAGACAAGGAAGAGTTGCGCTTGGCGGTACGTTGTGCCTTCGAGAAATATCCGCAGGTGCCTTCGACCCAGTCGCAGCGCCTCCAGCGTCTCGAAGCCATGGCCTGAAGGGACGAAGGGCGGATGCGAAAGTCGAACGCACTAATAGCGATCGCCGCGGCCATGATCCCGGCCGCCGCCTGGGCGACGGGGGCGGAACCGGCCGAGTCCGGATGGATCGTCTGGGGGTTCTTCGCGGTCTGCGCCCTGATTGCCGTCCGTCAGGTCTGGCCGGCTCTGCGGCAGGTCAGTCAGGCGGCACGGGAGCTTTCCTCCCGTTCCCGGGAGGGGGAGGAAGAAAAAGAAGATCGCATGAAGTTTTGAGTTCCATCAGAACTTTGAAGATAGCGGGGAGGCGCGACCAGGGTCGCGTCTCCCCGTTCCGTTTCAGGGGCGGAAAAGGCTTGGCATGGAGCGGGAAACGGGTTAAAAGGGGCGCCGTCAACCCTGTTTCGAGGCGAGAAATGCTGTTGAATGCCGCCATGCTTACCCAGTATCTGCACCGCCGCGCCCTGCCCGGGCCCTGGACCATCGAAGGCTGTCCTGAGGAAGATTTCGCGGCGGCGGTGGTTATTCCCGCCCTGGCCGAGGGGGAGAGCCTCTGGACTACCTTGGCGGCTCTGGCGGAGAATCCCCGTGAAGACCTCGCACGCACCTTGATTCTGGTGGTGGTCAATCACTCGGAAGAGGCGGAAGCGTCGATTCGTGCCGCCAATCTCGCCGATCTTCGCCGACTGCGGGAGTGGCCGGCTTCCCCCTTGCGTCTGGCCTGGGTCGACGCCGCCGGCCCCGGGCGGGAGTTTCCGGCCAAAAGGGCCGGTGTCGGTCTGGCCCGCAAGCTCGGCTTCGACCTCGCCCTGACCCGGTTGGTAACGGGCTCAGGGCGTCCCTTTCTGGTCAGTCTCGATGCCGACACCCTGGTGCGTCCCGACTATCTTCCGGCGCTATTTCGTCATTTCGCCGTTTCCGAGGCGGGCGGTGCGGTGCTGCCTTTCGCCCATCAGCCGGGGCGGGACGCCGCCGAAGAGCGGGCCATTGAGCGCTACGAACTCTATCTGCGCCACTATGTCCTGGGCCTGGAGCTGGCCGGCTCCCCCTATGCCTTTAACGCCGTCGGCAGCGCTCTGGCCTGCCGGGCCGACGCCTATATCAAGGCGGGGGGGATGAACCGCCGCAGCGCCGGGGAGGATTTCTATTTTCTTCAGCAACTGGCCAAGACTTCGGGTGTCGCTCCGGTTGCGGGAACCCTGGTCCGGCCTTCGCCGCGTCCTTCCGGGCGTACCCCCTTCGGCACCGGTCGCAGCGTCGCCCGGTTTTTGGCCGGCGAGGAGTCCGCCGTCACGTTCTACGAACCCCGGGCCTTCCGGATTCTCGGCCAATGGCTGGCGCTGGTGGCCGATCAGGGGCAAAGCTCGGGCGCCGTGCTGCTGACCATGGCCCGACAATTTTCCGAGGAGCTCGCCACCTATCTGGAAAGCCTGAACTTTGTCTCGACCTGGGAGCGTCTGCGCCGCAACCACCCCCAACCCGAAGCGTTGCAGAGAGCCTTCCACGGCTGGTTTGATGGCTTGGCCTCCCTGCGCCTGATCCACGCCCTGTGCCGGGAGCGCCTTTCCCCCGAGGCGGCGCTGCCGGAGTTGTTGGCGTGGGCGGGCCTGCCGGTTGGAGGTGGTCCGGCGGAGTTTCTGGCGCGGTTGCGGCAACGGCAATCGGCTCTTTGACGGGCGGCTATTGCTCATTGGAAAGTTCGTCGCTATAGTAGGGCTTCTGGCCGCTTGACTGAAGCGACCTTCACCAATTTCATATGAAAAAAAGGACAGACCGTTGAAAACTTCATCCCTGGTATTGATCGCCGTGCTTTTCGCCGCCCTGGTGGGGGGCGGTTATTTCTATTTTCGCGACACCAAAAGTCCGCACATTCAGCTGACGCCCGAATCGGGGGCGACCTCCAGTAAACATCCGCCGGTACTCAAACTCAGCGACCCCGGTTCGGGCCTGCGCAAGGTGACGGTGACGTTGACCCAGGGGGAGACGACCTTCGACGTTCTTTCCCGGGAGTTTCCCGAGGGAACCCTGGAGCAGAGCGAGCCTCTGCCTCTGCAACAGTTGGGGATCAAGGACGGTCCCGCGCAGTTGCGGGTGGTAGTCGTCGACCGCAGCATCTTCCCGCTCGGGTCGGGTAGCACCAGCGATCAGACCTTCAGTTTTGATTTCGACAACAAGGCGCCGATCATTTCTCCCTTGAGCCGCCACCACAACCTGACCAGGGGGGGAGCGGGGCTGGTGACCTATACCCTGTCCGAGACGGTGACCAAGACCGGGGTCATGGTCGGTGATCGTTTCTTCCCCGGCTATCCGCAGGGTTCGGGCGTCTATGCCGCGCTCTTCGCCTATCCCTGGGATCTGCCGGCGGAGCAGTTCGTGCCCAAGATTGTCGCCGTCGATGTGGCTGGTAACGAGCGACTGACCGGCATCTATTATCACACCAGCGCCAAGCCCTTCCGGGAACGGCAAATCGAGATCAGCCGGCAGTTCCTGGAGGCCAAGATGCCCCCCTTCGAGGATCACTTCCCCAATACAACTGATCCTCTCGATATTTTCCTCAAGGTCAACAGTGAGCTGCGCAAGAAGAATGTGGCGCGCCTGGCCGATTTCGCCCGGGAAACCTCGCCCACCCCTCTCTGGCAAGGGGCCTTCGCCAGCCAGCCGAAGGCGGCGACCCTGGCGCTCTTCGCCGATCATCGAACCTATTTTTACGAGGGGCGGGAGATCGACCGCCAGACCCACCTCGGCATCGATCTCGCCTCCACGGCTCAGATCGGGATTCTTGCGGCCAACCACGGGCGCGTTGTCTATGCCGACGACTTGGGCATCTACGGGTTGTGCGTGGTGATCGACCATGGTTTGGGATTGCAGACCCTCTACGGTCATCTCAGCCGTATCGGCGTCACCGTCGGTCAGCAGGTGGCCAAAGGGGATGTGATCGGCAACAGCGGCGCCACCGGCATGGCCGGCGGTGATCATCTGCATTACGAAACGGTTATTGCGGGCCTGTCGGTACAGCCGATCGAGTGGTGGGACGGTTCCTGGATCGCCAACAACATCACCGAGAAACTGAAGCTGACCCCCACCAACTGAGCAGGCCCGCATGGGCAGGGAGGGTGTATGGGAAAGACTATTCTGATTACCGGAGCCAATCGCGGCATCGGCCTGGAACTGACGCGGGAATTCGCCTCTTACGGTTGGCGGGTGCTGGCCTGCTGCCGGGATCCGCAAACCGCCGCAGAGCTGCAAACCCTGGCGGAACGCTCGGCGGGGGCGGTGACCGTCTATCCCCTGGAAGTGACGGACGGTGAGCAGATCCGTGCCCTTTCCGCCGCCCTGGCGGAGGAGAAAATCGACATTCTGCTCAACAACGCCGGGGTTTCCGGCCCCGAACGGCAGGATTTCGGGGAGATCGACACGGAGGCCTGGCTGCGCACCTTTCAGATCAACAGTATCGCGCCGTTGCAGATGGCCGTGGCCTTCGTCGAGCAGGTGGCCCGCAGCCGGCGGAAGATTATCGCCACCGTCGGCAGCCAGCTCGGCAGCCTGACGGAAAATACCGAAGGCGGCATGTACGCCTACCGCTCCTCCAAGGCCGCTGCGCACATGGTGACCAAGAGCCTTTCCATCGATCTGCAGGGGCGGGGGATCACCGTCGTGGCCCTCCATCCCGGCTGGGTCAGCACCCGTATGGGCGGTGCCGAAGCCCCGGTCAAGCCGCGGCAGAGCGCCGCCGATCTCTTTGCGGTGCTGACCGCTTTGACCGCGAAAGATACCGGCAAGCTCTGGGCCCATACCGGCCAGGTGCTCCCCTGGTAGTTTGCTTCGAACTCTAACGTTGATTTTTATCGAGCGGGCCGGGAAGATCAGCTTCCCGGCCCGTTCTGCGTTCAGGTGAGGATGACCGGGGCGAAGCCGCCGCCGGGAGTGCGCATGTTGGTCACCTGCCCGCGGTAGAGGCGGGCAGTCATCCCCAGCACCCGGTCGCGGTAAGCGTAGAGGCGAAAGTCGGTCTTCATTTCCGGATGCCCGTCTTTTTCCGTTCGCGAGGGAGAAACGTGGCGCTGAACCAGAGTCTCCTGGGGATCGAGGAGATCGAAGCGGCTCCGGGTGATCTTCGCGCCGAGGAGGACGCCCTGGCTGCCGAAACGGGCGACGGGCTTAAACACCCAATCCTTTTTCTCCCGCCAGAGGTTTTCCCGGTCGAGATCGGCAAGCAGGCGGCTGGTCGGCACCAGCTCCGTCAGCAGGCGCCGGTCGGCGACGGCCAGATCCAACTCCGCCAACGCTTCGCCGTCGGACCAGAGGGCAAGGCGGCGCTTGTCGGCGAGCAGGCCATAGGCGAAGGGGTTGGGGCTGAGGCAGACCGTCCCGGCGCGGTAGGCGGCGCGCAGGCTGGCGAGGGCTGGGGCCTCCAGATAGAAGTCGCAATGCCGGTTGTAGATCAGTTCGATTTTATTGCCGCCATGGCGGACGCCTTCGCTATCGGCCGTCAGTTCGGCGGCATCGACTAGGGCCACGGGAACCTTCCAGGCCTCTTCCAGAAGCTTTCGGCAGTAGGCCATCTCCCCGTAAAGAAATTGCGCGTTCGGTTCTTCATCGATGATCGCCAGCCCCGTTGGTTGCTGTGAGCGGCCGTCGTTCCAGGCCCGCAGCTCCTCGCGGAACGGGCCAAGCAGCCGCGCC from Desulfuromonas acetexigens includes the following:
- a CDS encoding response regulator transcription factor codes for the protein MSKARILVIEDEEDILALIQYNLIKAGYRVECVTSGEEGVAKATALHPDLVILDLMLPGINGFEVCRRLRAEPGTAELPIIMLTAKGEDADIVSGLEIGADDYLTKPFSPQVLKARIQAVLRRRGQSGPEFSGQPVAVHDLVVDPGRGKVLVAGREVELTLTEFRLLYLLAGRPGWVFTRTQIVDAIRGEGYAVTDRAVDVQVVGLRKKLGDAGSYIETVRGVGYRFKE
- a CDS encoding ATP-binding protein, with amino-acid sequence MRGRPLIWFLYPSYLILILVVLLAVAWYTSRALRDFHVEQTLAELQARGRLISERLDEPWSPEAGARLDALSKELGRLSATRITVILPDGRVLGDSQKDPARMDNHGTRAEVAAALGGREGHVIRYSATLGQEMMYAALPQIRGDRLVGALRVAIPVTAMSHALQGLYWRLAGVGLGIAAISALLSLIVSRRIARPLEEMTLGAERFARGDLGQRLPVTGSLEIAALGSALNRMAAELDERIQARARQNNEMEAVLSSMSEGVIAVDPEERILRINQAAARLLAVTPAQATGRRVLEVARKAELQRFVARVLASHEMEEEDLCLPGPDGERSLQMRGAPLRDLGGREIGALMVFNDVTRLRRLESVRRDFVANVSHELKTPITAIKGSVETLLGGGALGEPAAAERFLAIVARQASRLEAIVDDLLALSRIEQDAGAATIPLVPAPVWPVLHAAQQVCQPAADEKQLEIRLFCSSELRGRINAPLLEQALVNLLTNAVKYSSNGGKVVVDAAQLGDQLMIKVQDWGVGIAAEHLPRVFERFYRVDPARSRKLGGTGLGLAIVKHIAQAHGGQVVVHSTPGEGSVFTLILPAASA
- a CDS encoding HAMP domain-containing protein; this translates as MRSIAAKAVVPVAVAVTGFVVVCCILLYSFIKGDMLNSAIQREVNLAGIIVKSTRYAMLHDDRESLRNIISNIGEQGEVEHSRIFNHSGLIVYSSDPEEVNQLVDKKNAGCVGCHEKEVPATNLGPMEQARRFANEKGHHVVAITAPIYNEPSCSTAECHFHPANLKVLGTLDIGLSAEPLRATLATLAWRMVVFCLMVLVLTVGGVCALLRRNILLPITNLVAYANAATRGNTDAPPPGGIDEIEMLGKSLQSLALRLEKKDRELETLRGRSGEPTPPRPTPPDTFAD
- a CDS encoding response regulator, with translation MRTLLIADQDNASREEMRKLMAEEGYQIRMANSVVEVLRDALKNQAQVLLLGMEFENMLAVELIPLVKKCSKDLMIILVSDEDSLPLLRKVRGEGIFYHALRPVTAEDKEELRLAVRCAFEKYPQVPSTQSQRLQRLEAMA
- a CDS encoding glycosyltransferase family 2 protein — translated: MLLNAAMLTQYLHRRALPGPWTIEGCPEEDFAAAVVIPALAEGESLWTTLAALAENPREDLARTLILVVVNHSEEAEASIRAANLADLRRLREWPASPLRLAWVDAAGPGREFPAKRAGVGLARKLGFDLALTRLVTGSGRPFLVSLDADTLVRPDYLPALFRHFAVSEAGGAVLPFAHQPGRDAAEERAIERYELYLRHYVLGLELAGSPYAFNAVGSALACRADAYIKAGGMNRRSAGEDFYFLQQLAKTSGVAPVAGTLVRPSPRPSGRTPFGTGRSVARFLAGEESAVTFYEPRAFRILGQWLALVADQGQSSGAVLLTMARQFSEELATYLESLNFVSTWERLRRNHPQPEALQRAFHGWFDGLASLRLIHALCRERLSPEAALPELLAWAGLPVGGGPAEFLARLRQRQSAL
- a CDS encoding M23 family metallopeptidase — its product is MKTSSLVLIAVLFAALVGGGYFYFRDTKSPHIQLTPESGATSSKHPPVLKLSDPGSGLRKVTVTLTQGETTFDVLSREFPEGTLEQSEPLPLQQLGIKDGPAQLRVVVVDRSIFPLGSGSTSDQTFSFDFDNKAPIISPLSRHHNLTRGGAGLVTYTLSETVTKTGVMVGDRFFPGYPQGSGVYAALFAYPWDLPAEQFVPKIVAVDVAGNERLTGIYYHTSAKPFRERQIEISRQFLEAKMPPFEDHFPNTTDPLDIFLKVNSELRKKNVARLADFARETSPTPLWQGAFASQPKAATLALFADHRTYFYEGREIDRQTHLGIDLASTAQIGILAANHGRVVYADDLGIYGLCVVIDHGLGLQTLYGHLSRIGVTVGQQVAKGDVIGNSGATGMAGGDHLHYETVIAGLSVQPIEWWDGSWIANNITEKLKLTPTN
- a CDS encoding SDR family oxidoreductase, whose amino-acid sequence is MGKTILITGANRGIGLELTREFASYGWRVLACCRDPQTAAELQTLAERSAGAVTVYPLEVTDGEQIRALSAALAEEKIDILLNNAGVSGPERQDFGEIDTEAWLRTFQINSIAPLQMAVAFVEQVARSRRKIIATVGSQLGSLTENTEGGMYAYRSSKAAAHMVTKSLSIDLQGRGITVVALHPGWVSTRMGGAEAPVKPRQSAADLFAVLTALTAKDTGKLWAHTGQVLPW